The following proteins come from a genomic window of Leptospira dzoumogneensis:
- a CDS encoding alpha-glucosidase — translation MDSGSRSTVTSKSKKETATSARLIKKRKSPHRAKKIDADWWKNAVVYQIYPRSFKDTNGDGIGDLEGIIQKLDYLNDGTPNSLGIDAIWLSPIYPSPMYDFGYDISDYESIDPVFGNLETFKRLLKEAHKRKIRIIMDLVANHTSHQHPWFLESKSSKDNPKRDWYIWRDPVNGKPPNNWMGTFGGRAWTLDKTTDQYYYHSFLAEQPDLNWRNPEVKKAIFSMVKNWLDLGVDGFRLDVVNLFVKDSELRSNPRKRWIARPFDQQNHIYDRDRPEMHDILKDLRKLLDSYGDRMSVGEVMMEPPGTSALPASYYGAKGDELHLAFNFAFFYTPWKAEKFRDVIKEWEKYLRDKGWPNYTLSNHDFRRHITRYSKGKETTARAKIAALMLLTLRGTPFLYYGEELGMMDERVPKNRIQDPVGIRYWPVYPSRDNCRLPMCWSGDVNGGFSKGEPWLPVFSRYESVNVETQSRSIESLLNFYKKLIWLRKGNEILKKGTLALDYDSPPGVLQYTREFEKKKCLIILNFENESKKIVANANRTAQILISTHRKPEKMEIPVVFEIAPYEGLVLEY, via the coding sequence ATGGATTCGGGAAGTCGTTCCACAGTCACTTCTAAAAGTAAAAAAGAAACTGCGACATCTGCTCGGCTGATCAAAAAGCGCAAGTCCCCTCACAGAGCCAAAAAGATAGACGCGGACTGGTGGAAGAACGCGGTAGTTTATCAAATCTATCCTAGAAGTTTTAAAGATACCAATGGGGACGGGATCGGCGACCTAGAAGGTATCATCCAAAAACTGGATTATCTGAACGACGGGACTCCGAACTCTCTTGGCATCGATGCCATCTGGCTTTCTCCTATTTATCCTTCTCCTATGTACGATTTCGGATACGATATTTCGGATTACGAAAGTATCGATCCTGTATTCGGGAATTTGGAAACATTTAAACGTTTATTAAAAGAAGCTCATAAACGTAAGATCAGGATCATCATGGACCTGGTTGCAAATCATACTTCTCATCAACATCCTTGGTTCTTAGAATCTAAATCTTCCAAAGATAATCCTAAGAGAGATTGGTATATTTGGAGAGATCCAGTGAATGGAAAGCCTCCTAATAATTGGATGGGTACTTTCGGTGGAAGAGCCTGGACCCTGGATAAAACCACGGATCAGTACTATTATCATTCTTTTTTAGCGGAACAACCCGACTTGAACTGGAGAAATCCGGAAGTTAAAAAGGCGATCTTCTCCATGGTCAAGAATTGGCTGGATCTGGGAGTGGACGGTTTCCGTTTAGATGTTGTGAATCTATTCGTTAAAGATTCTGAATTAAGAAGTAACCCTCGCAAAAGATGGATCGCCAGACCTTTCGATCAACAAAATCATATTTATGATCGTGATCGTCCCGAGATGCATGATATCCTTAAAGATCTCAGAAAACTTTTGGATTCTTACGGAGATAGAATGTCCGTAGGCGAAGTGATGATGGAGCCTCCCGGTACAAGCGCACTTCCCGCTTCTTATTACGGTGCTAAAGGCGACGAACTTCATCTAGCATTCAACTTTGCTTTCTTTTATACTCCTTGGAAGGCGGAAAAATTTAGGGACGTGATCAAAGAATGGGAGAAGTATCTCCGAGACAAGGGTTGGCCGAATTATACATTAAGTAATCATGATTTCCGTAGACATATCACTAGATATTCCAAAGGAAAAGAGACAACGGCAAGAGCAAAGATAGCAGCTCTAATGCTCTTAACTTTGAGAGGAACTCCGTTCTTATATTACGGAGAAGAGCTAGGAATGATGGATGAAAGAGTTCCTAAGAACCGCATCCAAGATCCGGTAGGGATCAGATATTGGCCGGTGTATCCAAGCAGAGACAACTGTAGACTTCCTATGTGTTGGTCCGGAGATGTGAACGGTGGATTCAGCAAGGGAGAACCTTGGCTTCCTGTTTTTTCCAGATACGAATCCGTAAACGTGGAAACTCAATCCAGATCCATCGAAAGTTTATTAAATTTTTATAAAAAGCTAATATGGCTTAGAAAAGGGAACGAGATCCTGAAAAAAGGGACTCTTGCCTTGGATTACGATTCTCCCCCAGGTGTTCTACAATACACAAGAGAGTTCGAAAAGAAAAAATGTCTGATCATTTTGAACTTTGAGAATGAATCCAAAAAGATCGTAGCGAACGCGAATCGTACGGCTCAGATACTCATCTCCACTCATAGGAAACCTGAGAAGATGGAGATCCCGGTCGTATTCGAGATCGCACCTTATGAAGGTTTGGTTTTAGAATATTAA
- a CDS encoding HD domain-containing protein — MPLELDISYSFQRLLEKSRAVSGRLISRQLTFIIDSFLRARFEKSSGILKKGEEVAVIALGGYGRMEMAPHSDVDILYLHNGVPDSKLSEIISSINTYLYDSGKEVGHTCRTIKESFRYLDDMSSFHAVLDSRFLTGSKELFKKYQEEFLAKLPSKFATRYNQAKEDQLSERFLREGRPILLSEPNLKTDLCGLRDIQYLYWTEKSRSPIRSLGGLAVLPVFQSGEVQALEEAYDFLIRVRTALHILTGRKHDRLDLNLQPEVAEYLGFGKKEEMQTIEKFMNTLYSHQKNIFFIVRVYLDSLLAAQKKGEAQNFDYEGIRFLKIGNTIFPPSEGNLFADPHTLYKDILLTFRMIQETGFEVSGGLLSEIRFASHFLDDDFRYSAEVNGGFIDILQNKKDRGRILKLMHECQVLGELLPEFGACTNFPLFSYHHEFTVDEHTLLILHELDRLDKGEFEDREILEVYGECDKTEILALAILLHDAGKVKEGDHSEYGAELAVSVGSRLGLSEEDTDLFRFLVEKHILMSELSSKRDISDKKLIRNFARTVSNPERLKLLYILTIIDTKSVGTNVLTNWKKAILNELYRNSIDFFKNKRTDTEDPYGEEERISLSKDLVTYLTEKEGQDPKISKTIASFAYSVIPESFLKTVSNRKILKYFKSITSLSQDMNSTLLLDSEQDPAFVTVEVVSRNIPEILLDLCCSVSSEGLSLVGMQSYTFEEFQIHILQVTDSQGSGNISAEKLSRMEGKLRLMASGELQRDSIAFERTEWNPRKTIPESIINRSVRFSNEDITDTTIMEVRMPDMVGLVYRILRKVFDFGLKVSHLRVSTSADYAYDSFYLQTKDGEQVKDTELLKSLEDKILRIQPVERMTGELVF; from the coding sequence TTGCCTTTAGAATTAGACATCTCCTATAGTTTTCAAAGGCTTTTGGAAAAGAGTAGGGCGGTTTCCGGTCGGCTGATCTCGCGCCAGCTCACATTCATAATAGATTCCTTTTTAAGAGCCAGATTCGAAAAGTCATCCGGTATCTTAAAAAAAGGGGAAGAAGTCGCAGTAATTGCTTTAGGCGGTTATGGTCGTATGGAAATGGCCCCACATTCAGATGTAGATATATTATATTTACATAATGGAGTTCCGGATTCCAAACTTTCGGAGATCATTTCTTCCATTAATACTTATCTTTATGATTCCGGAAAAGAAGTAGGGCATACTTGCAGGACAATCAAAGAATCGTTTCGTTATTTGGATGATATGTCCAGCTTTCATGCCGTCTTGGACAGCAGGTTCCTAACAGGTTCCAAAGAATTATTCAAAAAATACCAAGAAGAATTTTTAGCAAAACTTCCTTCTAAGTTTGCGACCAGGTACAACCAAGCAAAAGAAGACCAACTTTCGGAAAGGTTCCTAAGAGAAGGTAGGCCTATTCTTCTTTCCGAACCGAATTTAAAAACGGATCTCTGCGGTTTAAGAGACATTCAATATCTGTATTGGACCGAAAAATCCAGAAGTCCTATCCGTTCCTTAGGTGGACTTGCAGTTCTTCCAGTTTTCCAAAGTGGAGAAGTCCAGGCCTTGGAAGAAGCTTATGATTTTCTGATCCGAGTTAGGACTGCACTTCATATTCTTACCGGAAGAAAACATGATCGTTTGGATCTGAATCTCCAACCTGAGGTGGCTGAATATCTAGGCTTCGGTAAAAAAGAAGAAATGCAAACCATAGAGAAGTTTATGAACACTCTCTATAGTCATCAGAAAAATATATTTTTTATAGTTCGTGTTTATTTGGATTCTTTATTGGCGGCCCAAAAAAAAGGAGAAGCCCAAAACTTCGACTATGAAGGCATCCGCTTCCTAAAGATCGGAAATACGATCTTTCCTCCCAGCGAAGGAAATCTTTTCGCGGACCCTCACACATTGTACAAAGATATTTTACTTACATTCAGAATGATCCAAGAAACAGGCTTCGAAGTTTCGGGCGGGTTGTTAAGTGAGATCAGATTCGCTTCTCATTTTTTGGATGATGATTTCAGATATTCAGCGGAAGTGAACGGCGGATTTATCGACATTCTTCAGAACAAAAAAGACAGAGGAAGAATATTAAAATTAATGCATGAATGTCAGGTGCTCGGGGAACTTCTGCCTGAGTTCGGCGCATGTACGAATTTTCCTTTGTTCAGTTATCATCATGAGTTCACAGTAGATGAACATACTCTTCTAATTCTTCATGAATTGGATCGTTTGGATAAGGGAGAATTTGAAGATAGAGAAATTTTAGAAGTTTATGGAGAATGTGATAAGACCGAAATTTTGGCTTTGGCAATCCTTCTACATGATGCCGGAAAAGTAAAAGAAGGAGATCATTCGGAGTATGGTGCGGAGCTTGCTGTATCTGTTGGATCTCGTTTAGGTCTATCCGAAGAAGATACGGACCTATTTCGTTTCTTAGTCGAAAAACATATCCTGATGTCGGAACTTTCTTCTAAAAGAGATATTTCGGATAAAAAACTGATACGCAATTTTGCAAGAACCGTTTCTAATCCGGAGAGATTAAAACTTTTATATATTCTAACGATCATTGATACCAAGTCCGTTGGCACAAACGTTCTTACGAACTGGAAAAAGGCGATCTTAAACGAACTTTATAGAAACTCTATAGACTTCTTTAAAAATAAAAGAACCGATACGGAAGATCCTTATGGAGAAGAGGAAAGAATTTCTCTTTCTAAAGATCTTGTGACCTATTTGACCGAAAAAGAAGGGCAGGACCCTAAAATTTCCAAAACAATCGCTTCTTTTGCATATTCGGTGATCCCTGAAAGTTTTTTAAAAACGGTCTCGAATCGAAAAATATTAAAATATTTTAAATCGATTACTTCTCTTAGCCAAGATATGAACTCGACCCTGCTCTTGGATTCGGAGCAGGATCCTGCTTTCGTAACAGTAGAAGTAGTTAGCCGTAATATTCCTGAGATCTTATTGGATTTATGTTGTTCCGTTTCTTCCGAGGGATTGAGTTTAGTCGGGATGCAAAGTTATACTTTCGAAGAGTTCCAGATCCATATTCTTCAAGTAACGGACTCCCAAGGCAGCGGAAATATTTCCGCTGAAAAACTTTCCAGAATGGAAGGTAAACTCAGATTAATGGCTTCGGGAGAATTACAAAGAGATAGTATCGCTTTCGAAAGGACCGAATGGAATCCACGTAAGACGATACCGGAAAGTATCATCAATCGTTCTGTTCGCTTTTCTAACGAAGATATTACGGACACGACCATCATGGAAGTTCGTATGCCGGATATGGTCGGTTTAGTATATAGGATCTTAAGAAAAGTATTCGATTTCGGTTTAAAAGTTTCTCATTTAAGGGTTTCTACTTCTGCGGACTATGCTTATGACTCATTCTATCTCCAGACTAAGGACGGGGAACAGGTCAAAGATACAGAATTGTTAAAATCCCTGGAAGATAAGATCTTGAGAATCCAGCCGGTGGAAAGGATGACAGGGGAACTCGTTTTCTAA
- the metG gene encoding methionine--tRNA ligase, with protein MSSESKRKILVTSALPYANGPIHLGHVLEAIQTDIYVRYQKSLGNECYFFCADDTHGTPIMLAARKEGISPEELIDRVRAEHYRDLSGFLVEYDNYYTTNSEENRILSEEIYLSLKGKGHIAEREIEQAYCDTDKMFLPDRFIKGTCPNCGTQDQYGDSCENCGATYSPKDLKDSHCSLCGNPPVSRNSKHIFFKLGDFESYLSDWVEKGSHVAEGVRKKLKEWFEAGLQDWDISRDGPYFGFKIPGEIEKYFYVWLDAPIGYMASSLNYFKGDRKKFDSFWKDKKTEISHFIGKDILYFHTLFWPATLEGGGYRSPTQVHVHGFITVNGEKMSKSRGTFIKAEGYLKHLDPEHLRFYLAGKLGPGMDDLDLSFDDYTAKVNSDFVGNFVNLVSRVATSILDKLDRTLGTPDAEGKKILDELRSSESKIREWYETRNYTRVMKECSRLGDIANKYVNDLAPWIQIKSDAEAARKTVTVALNAARILSIYLYPVLPRSGEKVYQILGLNKKPEFADLSSDLEKTKVSAYEMITKRVEEKSIQAMLEENTLETKSAQPTTTTPAAAPKTEGVLEISIEDLSKVDLRVGKIIEAGPVEGADKLVQVKLDLGSLGTKNVFAGIKASYQPQDLLGLTIVAVANLKPRKMKFGVSEAMLLASGEGESLSLFVPHRAANPGDKLK; from the coding sequence GTGAGTTCCGAATCAAAACGAAAGATCCTCGTTACTTCCGCTTTGCCTTACGCGAACGGTCCCATTCACTTAGGCCATGTTCTGGAAGCGATCCAAACGGATATTTATGTTCGTTATCAAAAATCTTTAGGCAACGAGTGTTATTTTTTCTGTGCGGACGATACGCACGGCACACCCATCATGCTTGCCGCAAGAAAAGAAGGGATCAGCCCGGAAGAATTGATCGACCGAGTTAGAGCGGAACATTATCGGGATCTCTCCGGCTTTTTGGTTGAATACGATAATTATTATACTACGAACTCCGAAGAAAATCGAATCCTTTCCGAGGAAATTTATCTTTCTCTAAAGGGTAAAGGCCATATCGCGGAAAGGGAGATCGAACAGGCTTATTGTGATACCGATAAGATGTTCCTTCCGGATCGTTTTATTAAGGGAACTTGTCCGAATTGCGGCACCCAAGACCAATATGGTGATAGTTGCGAGAATTGTGGAGCGACTTATTCTCCTAAGGATCTAAAAGATTCTCATTGTTCCTTATGCGGCAATCCGCCCGTTAGCCGAAATTCTAAACATATCTTTTTTAAATTGGGAGATTTCGAAAGTTATCTTTCCGATTGGGTCGAAAAGGGTTCACATGTTGCGGAAGGTGTTCGCAAAAAACTGAAAGAATGGTTCGAGGCCGGGCTCCAGGATTGGGATATTTCTCGTGACGGACCTTATTTCGGTTTTAAGATCCCTGGAGAGATCGAAAAATATTTTTACGTTTGGTTGGATGCTCCTATCGGTTATATGGCTTCCAGTTTGAATTATTTCAAAGGGGATCGTAAAAAATTCGATTCTTTCTGGAAGGATAAAAAAACCGAGATCTCTCATTTTATAGGAAAAGATATATTATATTTTCATACTTTATTCTGGCCTGCTACATTAGAAGGAGGCGGATATCGTTCTCCTACTCAGGTCCATGTTCACGGTTTTATTACTGTGAACGGGGAGAAGATGTCCAAATCCCGAGGAACCTTCATCAAGGCAGAGGGTTATCTCAAACATTTGGATCCGGAACATCTTCGCTTTTATCTGGCAGGAAAACTAGGTCCAGGAATGGACGATCTGGATCTTTCTTTTGATGATTATACTGCAAAAGTAAATTCGGACTTTGTAGGTAATTTTGTGAACCTGGTTTCCAGGGTCGCTACTTCTATATTAGATAAACTTGATAGAACTTTGGGAACTCCGGACGCGGAAGGGAAGAAGATCCTGGACGAACTCAGAAGTTCCGAATCTAAGATCAGAGAATGGTATGAAACCCGAAATTATACCAGAGTAATGAAAGAATGTTCCCGTTTGGGTGATATCGCGAACAAATATGTGAACGATCTTGCACCTTGGATCCAAATCAAATCGGATGCAGAAGCAGCTCGTAAAACTGTGACTGTCGCCTTAAATGCTGCGAGAATTCTTTCTATTTATTTATATCCTGTTCTTCCTAGATCAGGGGAGAAGGTGTATCAAATTTTAGGTTTAAACAAAAAGCCCGAGTTTGCGGATCTTTCTTCCGATCTGGAAAAAACAAAAGTGTCCGCATATGAAATGATCACCAAACGTGTAGAGGAAAAATCGATTCAAGCCATGTTAGAAGAAAACACTTTGGAAACAAAATCCGCTCAACCAACAACTACAACTCCAGCCGCTGCTCCTAAAACGGAAGGAGTTTTGGAAATTTCTATCGAGGACCTAAGTAAAGTGGATCTTAGAGTCGGTAAAATTATAGAAGCAGGTCCTGTAGAAGGTGCTGACAAACTTGTCCAAGTAAAATTGGATCTTGGTTCTCTGGGAACTAAGAATGTTTTTGCAGGTATCAAGGCTTCTTATCAACCTCAAGATCTTCTAGGATTGACGATTGTTGCAGTTGCAAACTTGAAACCAAGAAAGATGAAATTCGGAGTTTCGGAAGCAATGCTTTTGGCTTCCGGAGAAGGCGAGAGCCTCAGCCTTTTTGTGCCTCATAGAGCCGCTAACCCTGGCGATAAATTGAAATAA
- a CDS encoding TerB family tellurite resistance protein: MERVSSLASKVLPGHEFYEKFQKSLDRETEIFQLKMNYAKVLVSLWSYSCHADGVFHRKEGNLVGQMVKAMFDKDCIFDHHQDQKAEIIEELSEVFESPLPIKMITDFAEGNPVLAVNFYEDAVCIVTTDGKFTDREKEFLEDLAKELEISSMDKKNIDNKYTDGGED; encoded by the coding sequence ATGGAAAGGGTTTCATCCTTGGCGAGTAAGGTTCTGCCTGGTCATGAATTTTACGAAAAATTTCAAAAGAGTCTAGATAGAGAGACTGAGATTTTTCAACTTAAGATGAATTACGCCAAGGTCCTAGTCAGTCTTTGGTCTTATTCTTGTCATGCAGACGGAGTCTTTCATAGAAAAGAAGGGAATCTAGTCGGACAAATGGTAAAAGCTATGTTCGATAAGGATTGTATCTTCGATCATCACCAAGACCAAAAGGCCGAGATCATAGAAGAATTATCCGAAGTATTCGAATCACCCCTTCCAATTAAAATGATCACTGATTTTGCGGAAGGAAATCCGGTATTAGCCGTAAACTTTTACGAAGATGCAGTATGTATCGTAACGACTGACGGCAAATTCACGGATAGGGAAAAAGAATTTTTGGAAGATCTGGCGAAGGAGCTGGAAATCTCTTCCATGGATAAGAAAAACATAGATAATAAATATACGGACGGCGGCGAAGACTGA